The following proteins are encoded in a genomic region of Dokdonia donghaensis DSW-1:
- a CDS encoding WG repeat-containing protein: MKKLSFLIILVIVLSCKSGQTAVIQNDGKYGLINRTGEVIVSPAYDYIIKSRSTNLFMVQKDKKYGFINKKGEIIISMIYDDASPFYERLAAVKKDNKYGFINSRGKIKIQFKFDDVFLGFSNGLSDVTVNDSCGYINKRGKVIIPLKYETCYPFQSEVALIHTFEDPSLMLIDKKGRIYRYYKNVVTNQKLWATHNSYPKHFKTNTGRGSINKKGDTIIPPLYSSIGYCQEKRSIVKRNGKWGFYNDIGEMILKPTFNDLWHFTQGLAKFKLNGLWGYVKKNGEIAIEPKFESAGEFRNGLAYVKINGLYGYINKKGKIIIEPKFEKASYFE; the protein is encoded by the coding sequence ATGAAAAAACTTTCCTTTTTAATAATCTTAGTTATTGTTTTGAGCTGTAAGTCAGGTCAAACTGCGGTAATACAAAATGACGGAAAATATGGACTCATTAATAGAACTGGAGAAGTCATTGTTTCCCCAGCATATGATTACATAATAAAGAGTCGCAGCACTAATCTCTTTATGGTTCAAAAAGACAAAAAATATGGTTTCATAAATAAGAAAGGGGAAATTATCATATCAATGATTTATGATGATGCTAGTCCCTTTTACGAAAGATTGGCAGCAGTTAAAAAAGATAATAAATATGGTTTTATTAACTCTAGGGGTAAAATAAAAATACAATTCAAATTTGATGATGTTTTTTTGGGTTTCTCAAATGGACTTTCTGATGTTACAGTAAACGATAGTTGCGGATATATAAATAAACGTGGAAAGGTTATAATACCTCTCAAATACGAAACTTGTTATCCTTTTCAATCGGAAGTAGCGTTAATTCATACTTTTGAAGACCCAAGTTTAATGTTAATTGACAAAAAAGGTAGAATATATAGATATTATAAAAATGTTGTGACTAATCAAAAATTATGGGCTACACATAATTCATATCCAAAACATTTTAAAACCAATACAGGACGAGGAAGTATAAATAAAAAGGGAGATACTATAATTCCCCCACTTTATAGTTCTATTGGGTATTGCCAAGAAAAAAGGTCAATTGTGAAACGGAATGGTAAATGGGGATTCTATAACGACATTGGAGAAATGATTTTAAAACCCACTTTTAACGATTTATGGCATTTTACTCAAGGTTTAGCTAAATTCAAACTAAATGGACTTTGGGGTTATGTTAAGAAAAACGGAGAGATAGCAATTGAACCCAAATTTGAAAGTGCTGGAGAATTCAGAAACGGACTTGCTTATGTTAAGATAAATGGCTTATACGGTTACATTAACAAGAAAGGAAAAATAATAATTGAACCAAAATTCGAGAAGGCATCGTACTTTGAGTAA
- the lysM gene encoding peptidoglycan-binding protein LysM, translating into MGLFSFIKNAGAKVFGIGKTEEEEAAEAAAVAEEKIAMENAKAASNMAETISDLGLDVDDLDISIDGDVAVVAGSAHDQATKEKVILVVGNSTGIATVDDRLTVENPEPEARFYTVEKGDSLSKISKAMYGDPMKYPQIFEANKPMLKDVDLIYPGQVLRIPHLEK; encoded by the coding sequence ATGGGATTATTTTCATTTATTAAAAATGCCGGAGCAAAAGTATTCGGAATAGGGAAAACAGAAGAAGAAGAGGCGGCAGAAGCAGCAGCAGTTGCAGAAGAAAAGATTGCAATGGAAAATGCAAAGGCTGCAAGCAATATGGCAGAAACTATTAGTGACCTTGGTCTAGATGTAGATGATCTAGATATATCTATAGATGGTGATGTTGCTGTTGTTGCAGGTAGTGCACACGATCAAGCTACTAAAGAAAAGGTAATCCTTGTAGTAGGAAACTCTACAGGAATTGCAACGGTAGACGATAGACTTACTGTAGAGAACCCAGAGCCAGAAGCTCGTTTCTACACCGTAGAAAAAGGAGATTCTTTAAGTAAGATCTCAAAAGCGATGTACGGAGACCCAATGAAGTACCCACAAATCTTTGAAGCAAATAAACCTATGCTTAAAGATGTAGATTTAATTTATCCAGGTCAAGTATTACGTATTCCTCACTTAGAGAAATAA
- the nadD gene encoding nicotinate (nicotinamide) nucleotide adenylyltransferase translates to MKIGLYFGTFNPIHIGHLAIANHMAEYSDLDKIWMVITPHNPFKKKSSLLNNHHRYQMVMEAVEHYDKIEPSNIEFDLPQPNYTVYTLAHLEEKYPQHEFCLIMGEDNLKSLHKWKNYEVILERHDIYVYPRISEGTVETQFDNHPKIHQVDAPIMEISSTMIRKAIKQDKNIRPLLPPEVYTFIDEMSFYR, encoded by the coding sequence TTGAAAATAGGTCTATACTTTGGAACTTTTAACCCTATACACATAGGGCATCTTGCTATTGCAAATCATATGGCAGAGTATAGTGATCTAGATAAAATCTGGATGGTTATCACGCCTCACAACCCTTTTAAGAAGAAGAGTAGTCTTCTTAACAATCACCATCGTTACCAGATGGTAATGGAGGCTGTAGAGCATTATGACAAAATCGAGCCAAGTAATATTGAGTTTGACTTACCACAGCCTAACTATACGGTATACACGCTAGCTCATCTAGAAGAAAAGTATCCTCAGCACGAGTTTTGTTTAATAATGGGTGAGGATAACCTTAAAAGCCTTCATAAGTGGAAAAACTATGAAGTTATTTTGGAGCGTCACGACATCTATGTATATCCTAGAATCTCTGAAGGTACGGTTGAAACACAGTTTGATAATCACCCAAAGATTCACCAAGTAGACGCTCCTATAATGGAGATTTCATCTACAATGATACGTAAGGCGATTAAGCAGGATAAAAACATACGACCACTACTTCCTCCAGAAGTTTACACCTTCATAGACGAGATGAGTTTTTATAGATAA
- a CDS encoding HopJ type III effector protein, with amino-acid sequence MTLQDFKTKLTSTPTEIEFTDTMSVIEALYTFTPSSFKNGDIHNDAGENNGSCKLFAFAQEQGLSKSDTLQCFGEYYREDVLQNPEGTDHQNIRNFIKYGWDGIAFDTNPLQKK; translated from the coding sequence ATGACATTACAAGATTTTAAAACTAAACTTACTAGCACACCCACCGAGATTGAGTTTACAGATACAATGTCTGTTATAGAAGCGCTATATACTTTTACGCCTAGCTCTTTTAAGAATGGTGACATTCATAATGACGCAGGTGAGAACAATGGCTCTTGTAAGCTGTTTGCATTTGCACAAGAGCAAGGACTAAGTAAAAGTGACACGCTACAGTGTTTTGGCGAATATTACAGAGAAGATGTGCTACAAAACCCAGAGGGTACAGATCACCAAAATATTAGAAATTTTATCAAATACGGTTGGGACGGAATTGCCTTTGACACAAACCCGCTCCAAAAGAAATAA
- the gmk gene encoding guanylate kinase, with translation MGKQPDAQELNHTGKLIVFSAPSGSGKTTIVRHLLGQPELNLEFSISATSREPRGTEVHGTDYYFISLKEFKNHIKADDFLEWEEVYRDNFYGTLWKEVQRIWAMGKHVIFDIDVVGGLRIKKKFPDKTLAVFVKPPSVDELKIRLKKRSTESEDKINMRVAKASVELATAPQFDHIILNDNLEKALKEAVALVTDFVK, from the coding sequence ATGGGAAAACAACCTGACGCACAAGAACTAAATCACACGGGGAAACTCATTGTTTTTTCGGCGCCTTCTGGTAGTGGAAAAACAACAATTGTAAGACATCTCCTGGGTCAACCAGAGCTCAATCTCGAGTTTAGTATCTCTGCGACTAGTAGAGAACCTCGCGGGACTGAAGTACACGGCACAGATTATTACTTTATCTCTCTTAAGGAGTTTAAAAATCATATCAAAGCAGACGACTTTCTAGAATGGGAAGAGGTCTATCGTGACAACTTTTACGGCACACTTTGGAAGGAAGTACAACGTATCTGGGCGATGGGTAAGCACGTTATATTTGATATAGACGTAGTAGGCGGTTTACGCATAAAGAAAAAATTTCCAGATAAGACGCTTGCCGTTTTTGTAAAACCACCTAGTGTAGACGAGCTCAAAATACGTCTTAAAAAACGTAGTACAGAAAGTGAAGATAAAATCAATATGCGCGTTGCAAAAGCTTCTGTAGAGCTTGCTACGGCACCACAATTTGATCATATTATTCTTAATGATAATCTAGAAAAGGCACTTAAGGAGGCTGTAGCACTCGTCACTGATTTTGTAAAATAA
- a CDS encoding YicC/YloC family endoribonuclease, translating into MIKSMTGFGKSVVQLPGKKITIEIKSLNSKNLDLNARIPSTYREKELALRNMVAKALERGKIDVGLYIESTGENTNTAINESVVNTYMKQLSNAVAGEPSEIELLKMAVRLPDALKTEREELDENEYKAIVTNLEGALKEINAYRLDEGNSLKTEFELRIKNLQRLLDEVITLDKDRLADVKVRLEKAVADLKVNLDENRFEQELIYYLEKYDITEEKVRLKNHLDYFTEALESDNSNGKKLGFIGQEIGREINTIGSKSNYAPMQQLVVQMKDELEKIKEQVLNVL; encoded by the coding sequence ATGATAAAATCAATGACTGGTTTTGGGAAGAGTGTCGTACAGCTTCCCGGAAAAAAGATTACTATCGAGATCAAATCGCTTAACAGCAAAAACCTTGATCTCAATGCACGTATCCCTTCTACCTATCGTGAGAAAGAACTCGCACTACGCAATATGGTGGCAAAAGCTCTAGAACGTGGTAAGATAGATGTAGGTCTCTACATAGAAAGCACTGGCGAAAACACCAATACAGCGATTAATGAATCTGTTGTAAACACGTATATGAAACAGCTGTCAAACGCTGTTGCTGGTGAGCCTAGCGAGATAGAGCTACTTAAAATGGCTGTAAGGCTTCCAGATGCTCTCAAAACTGAGCGTGAAGAACTGGATGAAAATGAGTACAAAGCCATTGTAACTAATCTAGAAGGTGCGCTTAAGGAGATAAACGCTTACAGACTAGATGAGGGTAACTCTCTCAAGACTGAGTTTGAACTGCGCATTAAAAATCTACAGCGTTTACTAGATGAAGTTATCACTCTTGATAAAGATCGTCTTGCAGATGTAAAAGTGCGTCTAGAAAAGGCCGTTGCAGATCTCAAGGTTAATCTTGACGAAAATAGGTTTGAGCAAGAGCTTATTTATTACCTAGAGAAATACGACATCACAGAAGAAAAGGTACGTCTTAAAAATCACCTAGATTACTTTACAGAAGCGCTAGAATCTGATAACTCTAACGGTAAAAAGCTAGGCTTTATAGGTCAAGAAATAGGTCGTGAGATTAATACCATAGGCTCAAAATCTAATTATGCACCTATGCAACAGCTAGTGGTGCAAATGAAGGATGAGCTAGAAAAAATAAAAGAGCAAGTATTAAACGTACTCTAA
- a CDS encoding 3-keto-disaccharide hydrolase produces MKLYHLGIIATALTITSCGSGNVGDEPTKPEQTEVWGPKPAKVAINGQTGIPSDAVVLFDGTNLNAWKSKNDGGAPKWTINQDGSMTVKDKTGDIVTKEDFGSVQLHLEWRSDPNNTQTNQNRSNSGVFFQGLYEVQILNNNDNDTYVNGMVGSIYKQKAPDVMAAKPTGEWNSYDIVFHAPAFNAAGKKTKAATITVFLNGVLIQDHYEIQGSTEYIGYPKNNAHGDGPIILQDHGDMSGVGYRNIWLRKLD; encoded by the coding sequence ATGAAATTATACCATTTAGGAATTATCGCAACAGCACTAACCATTACATCGTGTGGCTCAGGAAATGTGGGTGACGAACCTACAAAACCAGAACAAACAGAAGTATGGGGTCCAAAACCTGCAAAGGTTGCCATAAACGGGCAGACCGGTATCCCTAGTGATGCTGTAGTATTGTTTGACGGCACAAACCTCAACGCTTGGAAAAGTAAAAACGACGGCGGCGCTCCTAAGTGGACGATTAATCAAGACGGCAGTATGACCGTAAAGGATAAAACGGGAGATATTGTGACCAAAGAAGACTTCGGGAGTGTGCAATTACACCTAGAATGGCGCAGTGACCCAAACAATACTCAGACTAACCAAAACAGAAGTAATAGTGGTGTGTTTTTTCAAGGCTTATACGAAGTACAAATCTTAAATAACAATGACAATGACACCTATGTAAACGGTATGGTAGGCTCTATTTATAAGCAAAAAGCTCCAGACGTTATGGCTGCAAAACCTACTGGAGAGTGGAACAGCTATGACATTGTCTTCCACGCGCCAGCGTTTAATGCTGCAGGTAAAAAGACAAAAGCTGCTACAATCACCGTATTTTTAAATGGTGTACTCATACAAGATCACTATGAGATACAAGGTAGTACAGAGTATATAGGTTACCCAAAAAACAATGCTCACGGTGACGGTCCTATAATATTACAAGATCACGGAGATATGAGTGGTGTAGGGTATAGAAATATTTGGTTACGTAAATTAGATTAA
- a CDS encoding 3-keto-disaccharide hydrolase yields MKRTFYIAAVALMAFACKNETKTTVVDIRSGEGNTFSIGGKKIAEPSDKVVLFDGSNLNAWKGYGTDGMHDNWTIEDGAMAFTPGEEGGKNIITKNTYKNFELNLEWKVSEGGNSGIFWGVKESPEFKEAYETGPEIQVLDDERHPDAKVANGTHKAGSLYDMIKPANGMINPAGEWNKVTLYINHDSNLGKVSLNGKEAYSFPVNGEEWDAMVAKTKFADWKGFGKYQEGHIGLQDHGDKVWYRNITIKEL; encoded by the coding sequence ATGAAAAGAACATTCTATATCGCAGCAGTGGCTTTAATGGCATTTGCTTGTAAAAACGAAACTAAAACCACGGTTGTAGACATTAGGAGTGGAGAAGGTAATACCTTCTCTATAGGCGGCAAAAAAATTGCCGAGCCTAGTGATAAAGTTGTTCTTTTTGACGGCTCTAACCTCAACGCTTGGAAAGGTTATGGTACAGACGGTATGCACGACAACTGGACCATAGAAGATGGAGCAATGGCATTTACACCTGGGGAAGAAGGTGGTAAAAACATCATTACAAAAAACACCTATAAAAACTTTGAACTCAATCTAGAGTGGAAAGTTTCTGAAGGTGGTAACAGTGGCATCTTTTGGGGTGTAAAAGAATCGCCAGAATTTAAAGAAGCTTATGAAACTGGCCCAGAGATACAAGTTCTAGATGACGAGCGTCATCCAGATGCAAAGGTGGCAAATGGAACGCACAAAGCAGGATCACTTTATGATATGATAAAACCTGCAAACGGTATGATCAATCCCGCGGGTGAGTGGAATAAAGTAACGCTTTATATCAATCACGATAGCAACCTAGGTAAAGTAAGCCTTAACGGTAAAGAAGCATACTCCTTCCCCGTAAACGGTGAAGAGTGGGATGCTATGGTTGCAAAGACTAAGTTTGCAGACTGGAAAGGCTTTGGTAAATATCAAGAAGGTCACATAGGTCTCCAAGATCACGGAGATAAAGTATGGTACCGCAACATTACAATAAAAGAATTATAG
- a CDS encoding sugar phosphate isomerase/epimerase family protein has product MKTIKGPAVFLAQFMDDKAPFNSLDGLCKWAADLGYKGIQIPTWENRLIDLTTAGESKTYCDELRGKVNDYGLEITELSTHLQGQLVAVHPAYDLMFDNFAPDDCKNNPKKRTEWARKQVISAAHASKHLGLDVSATFSGSLLWHTMHPWPQRPAGLVEMGFEELAKRWLPILNTYDECGVDVAYEIHPGEDLHDGVTFERFLEATGNHKRCNILYDPSHFVLQQLDYIAYIDHYHEFIKAFHVKDSEFKPDGKRGTFGGYSDWQDRAGRYRSPGDGQIDFKTIFTKLTEYGCDVWAVMEWECCVKSPEQGAREGAPFIASHIIEATQKRFDDFAGEDIDKEQLKKILGL; this is encoded by the coding sequence ATGAAAACAATAAAAGGACCCGCAGTATTTCTCGCCCAGTTTATGGATGACAAAGCACCATTTAATTCGCTAGACGGATTGTGCAAATGGGCAGCAGACCTTGGGTATAAAGGAATACAAATCCCAACTTGGGAAAACCGATTAATTGACCTCACCACAGCTGGAGAGAGTAAAACTTACTGTGATGAGCTTAGGGGTAAAGTAAATGACTATGGGCTTGAGATTACAGAGCTCTCTACACACCTACAAGGGCAACTAGTTGCAGTACATCCTGCATACGATTTGATGTTTGACAACTTTGCTCCAGACGATTGTAAAAACAACCCAAAGAAGCGTACTGAGTGGGCTCGTAAGCAAGTAATAAGCGCTGCACACGCAAGTAAACATCTTGGTCTTGATGTGAGTGCCACGTTTAGTGGTTCGCTGCTTTGGCATACAATGCACCCTTGGCCACAACGTCCTGCAGGACTTGTTGAGATGGGGTTTGAGGAGCTTGCAAAACGTTGGTTACCTATACTCAATACTTATGATGAGTGTGGTGTAGACGTGGCTTATGAGATTCACCCTGGTGAAGATTTACACGATGGTGTGACTTTTGAGCGTTTTCTAGAAGCTACAGGTAATCACAAGCGTTGTAATATTTTATATGACCCAAGTCACTTTGTATTACAGCAACTCGATTATATCGCATATATAGACCACTATCACGAGTTTATAAAGGCCTTTCACGTAAAAGATTCTGAGTTTAAACCAGATGGGAAGCGTGGTACCTTTGGCGGTTATAGTGACTGGCAAGATCGCGCTGGGCGTTACCGCTCTCCGGGAGATGGACAGATAGACTTTAAAACCATTTTTACAAAACTCACAGAATACGGTTGTGACGTTTGGGCAGTGATGGAGTGGGAATGTTGTGTAAAAAGTCCTGAGCAAGGAGCTAGAGAAGGCGCACCTTTTATCGCTTCACATATTATTGAGGCAACACAAAAACGCTTTGATGATTTTGCTGGAGAAGATATCGACAAGGAGCAGTTAAAGAAGATATTGGGACTTTAA
- a CDS encoding Gfo/Idh/MocA family protein, which yields MSNKIRWGVLGGGGDSLIGVLHRVAASMFDAYQLVGGSFNPDIEVSKDFATQIGIPTDRIYKDLTELVQKETALPADQRMQVVSILTPNFLHFPMAKQLLEAGFNVICEKPMTMTHAEALELEAIQKKNGNVFGLTHTYTGYPMVRQMREMIANGELGEIQKVDAQYYQGWINNLIHDKEQRNSTWRLMPEKSGISCCLGDIGVHAYQMLEFVTGKKIKSVLADLNHLYEDNEMDIDGTVLLRLDEYTKGVLRSSQIATGEENNFTVAIYGTKAGLKWEQENPNYLYLLEDGQPMRVLKPGHAYNSALSLDGTKLPPGHPEGIFDAMGNIYKGVAKVIRGEDYNSGEFPGMTDGVRGMNFIEKAVQSHRDGNVWVNL from the coding sequence ATGAGCAATAAAATAAGATGGGGCGTCTTAGGTGGCGGCGGTGATAGTTTAATAGGTGTGTTACACCGCGTGGCGGCAAGTATGTTTGACGCATACCAGCTAGTAGGTGGTTCTTTTAACCCAGATATTGAGGTAAGCAAAGACTTTGCTACGCAAATAGGCATCCCGACAGATCGTATTTATAAAGATCTTACAGAGCTTGTACAAAAGGAAACAGCACTCCCAGCAGACCAGCGTATGCAAGTGGTATCTATACTTACACCTAACTTCTTACACTTCCCGATGGCAAAGCAGCTGCTAGAAGCTGGCTTTAACGTGATTTGTGAGAAGCCTATGACAATGACGCACGCAGAGGCGCTAGAGCTTGAAGCTATTCAAAAGAAGAATGGTAACGTCTTTGGACTTACGCATACCTACACAGGCTACCCTATGGTTCGCCAAATGAGGGAAATGATAGCAAATGGAGAACTAGGCGAGATACAAAAAGTAGACGCTCAGTATTACCAAGGCTGGATTAATAACCTCATACACGACAAGGAGCAACGCAATAGCACCTGGCGTTTAATGCCTGAAAAATCTGGAATTTCTTGCTGTCTTGGTGATATAGGCGTTCACGCCTACCAGATGCTAGAATTTGTGACTGGCAAAAAAATTAAATCTGTACTTGCAGACCTCAACCATCTGTATGAAGATAATGAGATGGATATAGACGGCACCGTGTTACTACGCCTAGATGAATACACAAAAGGTGTACTACGATCAAGCCAAATAGCAACTGGAGAAGAGAACAACTTTACCGTAGCTATTTATGGTACAAAAGCAGGCCTTAAGTGGGAGCAAGAAAACCCTAACTATCTTTATTTACTAGAAGATGGTCAACCTATGCGCGTGCTCAAACCTGGCCACGCTTATAACAGTGCGCTATCGCTAGACGGCACAAAACTACCTCCGGGACACCCAGAAGGAATTTTTGACGCGATGGGTAACATCTATAAAGGTGTTGCAAAGGTAATACGTGGAGAAGACTACAATTCGGGCGAGTTTCCGGGTATGACAGATGGTGTACGAGGAATGAATTTTATAGAGAAAGCCGTGCAATCTCATCGTGATGGGAATGTGTGGGTAAACTTATAA
- a CDS encoding nucleoside permease has product MKSTTKFQLSFMMFLEFFIWGGWFVTLGTFMGNNLSAEGGEIAAAFSTQSWGAIIAPFIIGLIADRFFNAERILGVLHIIGAVLMYLMSQATDSAVFYPYVLGYMIAYMPTLALVNSVAFNQMKDPSKDFPFIRVWGTIGWIVAGLLISFAFGWDSQESIAAGLLKNTFVMTAIASAVLGVFSFTLPKTPPSAKGEKVAIKDILGLEALDLLKDRNFLVFFLSSVLICIPLAFYYQNLSPFLTESGVEKSTALASIGQVSEVVFMLLLPFFFKKFGFKKTILVGMLAWTLRYLLFAYGNTGDLFFMIITGIVLHGICYDFFFVSGQIYTDSKAGPKIKSAAQGLITLATYGVGMLVGFYVAGKITDANIVGEGHDWNSVWVFPAIFAAAVFVIFALLFKSEKIEYTE; this is encoded by the coding sequence ATGAAATCAACGACTAAGTTTCAATTATCCTTTATGATGTTTCTCGAGTTTTTTATCTGGGGAGGCTGGTTTGTAACCTTAGGTACATTTATGGGTAATAACCTAAGCGCCGAAGGAGGAGAAATTGCAGCAGCATTTTCTACACAATCTTGGGGAGCTATTATAGCTCCATTTATTATAGGTCTTATTGCAGATCGATTTTTTAATGCAGAGCGCATTCTGGGAGTGTTGCATATTATAGGTGCCGTACTTATGTATTTAATGTCACAAGCAACAGACTCAGCTGTGTTTTATCCATATGTTTTGGGGTATATGATTGCTTATATGCCTACACTGGCGCTAGTAAACTCAGTTGCGTTTAACCAGATGAAAGATCCATCAAAGGACTTTCCATTCATTCGTGTATGGGGAACCATCGGTTGGATTGTGGCAGGACTACTAATAAGTTTTGCTTTTGGATGGGACTCTCAAGAGTCTATCGCTGCAGGTTTACTTAAAAACACTTTTGTAATGACTGCTATTGCTTCTGCAGTACTAGGAGTTTTTAGTTTTACACTTCCTAAAACACCACCAAGCGCAAAAGGAGAGAAAGTTGCAATTAAAGATATTTTAGGTCTTGAAGCTTTAGATTTACTTAAGGATAGAAACTTCTTAGTGTTTTTCCTTTCTTCGGTACTTATTTGTATTCCACTTGCTTTTTATTATCAAAATTTAAGTCCGTTCCTAACGGAATCTGGTGTAGAAAAGTCTACAGCCCTTGCTTCTATAGGTCAAGTATCTGAGGTAGTCTTTATGTTATTACTTCCTTTCTTCTTTAAGAAATTTGGGTTTAAGAAAACGATCCTTGTAGGGATGCTCGCTTGGACATTGCGCTACCTACTGTTTGCTTATGGTAATACTGGAGACCTTTTCTTTATGATTATTACAGGTATTGTTTTACACGGTATTTGCTATGACTTTTTCTTTGTGTCTGGACAGATTTATACGGACAGTAAAGCTGGACCAAAAATTAAAAGTGCCGCTCAAGGACTTATCACACTTGCTACTTACGGTGTAGGGATGCTGGTAGGTTTTTATGTAGCAGGAAAAATAACAGATGCAAATATTGTAGGTGAAGGTCACGACTGGAACTCAGTATGGGTATTCCCAGCAATTTTTGCAGCAGCAGTATTTGTGATTTTTGCACTGTTATTTAAGAGTGAAAAAATAGAATATACGGAGTAG
- a CDS encoding sugar phosphate isomerase/epimerase family protein encodes MKNYLLGALLCAFVLISCKEEVKKEENSAFAKAEKEVSKENMPSYKHSLAQWSLHKPFQEGTMDPMEFPQIAKDLGFTGVEYVTQLYPSVAEVGTDYKERVMKLAKDLNAKATAAGIDNVLIMVDHAGELADPDPKKLEEAIANHKIWMDAAKLMGAHSVRANLFGELDPVKWHALSVASLKELGAYGKEVGVNVIIENHGGWSSDGEKLVAVMKEVNMETVGVLPDFGNFCVKREGGERWSAPCVLEYDTYKGIEEMMPYAKGVSAKSYNFDENGNETKLDYQRLMQIVADSGFEGYVGTEYEGPLEDPKEGIALTKALVQKSIDKLK; translated from the coding sequence ATGAAAAATTATTTGTTAGGCGCTCTTTTATGCGCTTTTGTACTTATTTCTTGTAAAGAGGAGGTAAAAAAAGAGGAGAATTCCGCTTTCGCGAAAGCGGAAAAAGAAGTTTCTAAAGAAAATATGCCCTCTTACAAACATTCCCTCGCTCAATGGTCTCTTCACAAACCGTTTCAAGAGGGTACTATGGACCCGATGGAATTCCCACAAATTGCCAAAGACCTTGGTTTTACAGGAGTAGAATATGTGACACAACTATATCCATCTGTTGCTGAAGTAGGGACAGACTATAAAGAACGTGTAATGAAACTTGCAAAAGACCTTAATGCTAAGGCAACTGCTGCAGGAATAGACAACGTTCTTATTATGGTGGATCACGCTGGTGAACTAGCAGATCCAGATCCTAAAAAACTAGAAGAAGCTATTGCAAATCACAAAATATGGATGGATGCAGCAAAACTTATGGGAGCACACTCGGTAAGGGCAAATCTCTTTGGAGAGCTAGACCCTGTAAAATGGCACGCACTATCTGTAGCTTCTCTTAAAGAGCTAGGGGCTTACGGTAAAGAAGTAGGTGTAAACGTAATTATAGAAAACCACGGAGGCTGGTCTAGCGATGGAGAAAAACTTGTTGCTGTGATGAAAGAGGTTAATATGGAAACGGTAGGTGTCTTACCTGATTTTGGAAACTTTTGTGTAAAACGTGAAGGAGGAGAACGCTGGAGTGCTCCTTGTGTTTTAGAATATGATACCTATAAAGGAATAGAAGAAATGATGCCATATGCAAAGGGAGTGTCTGCAAAGTCATATAACTTTGATGAAAATGGTAATGAGACAAAATTAGACTATCAACGATTAATGCAAATCGTTGCCGATAGTGGTTTTGAAGGATATGTGGGTACAGAGTATGAAGGACCACTAGAAGATCCAAAAGAAGGTATCGCTCTTACTAAAGCACTAGTTCAAAAATCAATAGACAAACTTAAATAA